One window from the genome of Chitinivorax sp. PXF-14 encodes:
- a CDS encoding glutaredoxin family protein, with amino-acid sequence MTKPCLTVVFRDYCSLCHAMIAALEARADRGCFDIKVVDVDKDEVMLAKWDELVPVLLAGDVELCHYHLDGAALDAHLASIG; translated from the coding sequence ATGACTAAGCCTTGCCTTACCGTTGTGTTCCGCGATTATTGCAGCCTGTGTCATGCCATGATCGCGGCGCTCGAGGCAAGGGCTGACCGCGGCTGCTTCGATATCAAGGTGGTGGATGTCGACAAGGACGAGGTCATGCTGGCGAAATGGGACGAGTTGGTGCCCGTGCTGCTTGCCGGTGATGTCGAGTTGTGTCATTACCACTTGGACGGGGCCGCGCTTGATGCGCATTTGGCCTCAATCGGGTAG